Sequence from the Spartobacteria bacterium genome:
TTCAGCATCAGGCGCAAGTGAAGATGTTCTTTCTTCGAAAGAAAAATGTTATTTTCCCTTCAAAATCTATCGCTCAGTACGCAATTCCGAGAAGAGGCCGAATCTCCAACATGTTAAGCGGAGAGTCCATAGCACAAGAACCCTAAACATCGCCGCCCCCTCGACTCACATCGCGAATAGCATAGAGAGCATCCCCTGCCCCCTTTACCTTGCGTCCGCCACACATACGGCGTGGTCCGAAATAATCTCGATTCTCCAAAAAAAACGCCTCAACAAACGACTTTGACCCCAAAACCTGCCCATCTGTAAAATATCGACACCGTTGCAATAAACACTGCGCCAGAGGGTTGTCGCCTTCTATATTCATATGTCCAAAACACAGTACCTCATCCAAATAGCGAACAGACTGCTTCTGCCAGCTTCGTTCCGTATTTCGACCAAATGACGCCCCTTTATGAACCATCACATCAATAATGCCGTTCTGCGCCTGCCCGCTTCCGGCCACCGCATCTCCATACCCGCAAAAACAATATAAAGCCGGATCCTTAACCAATCCCGCGCGTACCGGATTCAGTTCAATATACGCTGCAACCGCACACAGTGCTTCGCCTCCCTCGACCAATACACTCTTAAACCGCTCTGACCACAACGTACCTTTTCTATTGTTCAATCGATTATACCAAAAGGAAAAGCGATGCTTCAACGTCTTCATGAATTCGCTGATATCATGCATCCTTCTCGTATAACGACGCTTATCTTCAGCGATGGCCTGATTATTATTTTGCGTCTGCCAATTGATCCACCGCGCCTCAATTTCCGCCATCTCCCCTTCTGAATAAAGCGACTTCATCCGCTGCATCAGTAGTTCATCCGAAACATCACA
This genomic interval carries:
- a CDS encoding transposase, encoding MRRKRIKRERLAYYHCMTRVVGRQMLLGEAEKKHMRWLIRKVEGFTGVRVLTYALMTNHIHLLLEEPDRECDVSDELLMQRMKSLYSEGEMAEIEARWINWQTQNNNQAIAEDKRRYTRRMHDISEFMKTLKHRFSFWYNRLNNRKGTLWSERFKSVLVEGGEALCAVAAYIELNPVRAGLVKDPALYCFCGYGDAVAGSGQAQNGIIDVMVHKGASFGRNTERSWQKQSVRYLDEVLCFGHMNIEGDNPLAQCLLQRCRYFTDGQVLGSKSFVEAFFLENRDYFGPRRMCGGRKVKGAGDALYAIRDVSRGGGDV